A single window of Thermococcus sp. DNA harbors:
- a CDS encoding ABC transporter permease — MRWVDFKDSVKRFWSEYKHQKSGMFGLAMLIVLILLAILAPVLTSPNIPKEWQTGQAWITNPKNAPPAWENYFTNVSKAPEKIFTINDMQVKTEKNGTYNVYTLTFTYNMKYNVPPKDIVITGLKSNASRPQDTPSISIIVQRPPEKGVKYDTILLLMDTKLPSGGAIQLSYTPQTKSLLFYWLYQNGVYKLPMQIPENLPIDMKLMYLNQQLQMNNTLYSYYQSADPMKILFGQITDANGNVLPLETIIYNAKGLEGPYKFHITIKAPSYVKVNFDNFEIAMVGRTYGLLGTDQYGRPIAVGLLWGIRVAIAIGISVALSTVLIGILYGVTSAYLGGWTDEFLQRFNEFMMTLPVLPMLILLSLYFGGRISLKQLVFILVLFGWMGTAKVARSMALQIKEQTYIEAARALGAGTGRIVFKHIVPQLLPYAFANIALSVPGAILGEAGLSFLGLTNPNLISWGRMLNDAQQNGATINGYWWQVIPPGLAIAVVGLIFVLIGVSLDTVLNPRLKRA; from the coding sequence ATGAGATGGGTTGACTTTAAGGACAGCGTCAAAAGATTCTGGAGCGAATACAAACATCAGAAGTCTGGAATGTTTGGGTTAGCCATGCTCATCGTCCTAATACTGCTTGCCATTTTGGCTCCCGTACTGACAAGTCCTAACATTCCAAAAGAATGGCAAACAGGACAAGCTTGGATTACCAATCCAAAAAACGCTCCACCTGCTTGGGAAAACTACTTCACAAATGTTTCTAAGGCTCCAGAAAAAATTTTCACCATCAACGATATGCAAGTCAAAACTGAGAAAAACGGTACATACAACGTTTACACTCTCACGTTCACTTACAACATGAAATATAACGTTCCGCCCAAAGATATAGTTATAACCGGTCTGAAGTCGAATGCCTCGCGTCCTCAGGATACTCCATCAATTTCGATCATAGTTCAGAGACCCCCAGAGAAAGGCGTTAAATACGATACAATACTTCTCCTTATGGATACCAAACTCCCCAGTGGAGGTGCAATACAGCTCTCGTACACACCCCAGACCAAGTCTCTGCTGTTCTATTGGCTCTACCAGAACGGCGTTTACAAGCTTCCCATGCAGATACCTGAGAACTTGCCGATAGACATGAAACTTATGTATCTTAACCAGCAACTACAGATGAACAACACTCTCTACAGCTATTATCAGAGCGCTGACCCCATGAAAATACTCTTCGGTCAAATAACCGATGCCAACGGTAATGTGCTTCCCCTTGAGACCATAATTTACAACGCTAAGGGACTTGAGGGCCCCTACAAGTTCCACATTACCATTAAAGCTCCCTCATACGTTAAGGTGAACTTCGACAATTTTGAAATTGCAATGGTCGGTAGAACCTACGGTCTGCTTGGAACAGACCAGTATGGTAGGCCAATAGCGGTGGGTCTCCTCTGGGGAATAAGGGTAGCAATTGCAATTGGTATCTCAGTTGCGCTCAGCACAGTTCTCATAGGAATTCTCTATGGAGTTACAAGCGCATATCTGGGTGGATGGACCGACGAGTTCCTCCAGAGGTTTAACGAGTTCATGATGACACTCCCAGTACTTCCAATGCTAATCCTGCTCTCTCTGTACTTCGGTGGCAGAATTTCGCTGAAACAGCTTGTTTTCATCTTAGTGCTCTTCGGATGGATGGGAACAGCTAAGGTTGCAAGGAGTATGGCACTTCAGATAAAGGAACAGACTTACATCGAGGCCGCAAGGGCTCTGGGTGCTGGAACTGGTAGAATAGTCTTTAAGCACATAGTTCCCCAGTTGCTTCCCTATGCTTTTGCTAACATAGCCCTTAGTGTTCCAGGAGCAATACTCGGTGAGGCGGGACTGAGCTTCCTTGGTCTCACAAATCCCAATTTGATATCCTGGGGAAGAATGCTCAATGATGCCCAGCAGAACGGTGCGACAATAAACGGGTACTGGTGGCAGGTGATTCCTCCGGGACTTGCAATAGCAGTAGTGGGACTGATATTCGTCTTGATTGGTGTCTCGCTCGATACCGTGCTCAATCCGAGACTCAAGCGTGCGTGA
- a CDS encoding ABC transporter ATP-binding protein codes for MTKNVLEVRNLKMYYFTSKGVVKAVDNISFDLKKGEVLGLAGESGCGKSSLGFTLLGMPTPPGKIVDGSIKIDGREIVGLPEEVLRKEIRWEKISMIFQGAMNALNPVFTVGYQLTEPLIYHKGMTQEEALDRAQKYLELVGLDPEIVYRYPHELSGGMKQRVIIAMALLMEPSVVIADEPTTALDVVVQAQIINLMKRLKKELGLSMIFITHDLSILAEISDRVAIMYAGKIVEIGESEKIYYEPAHPYTQKLLAAIPRLHEDVEKLEFIPGQPPNLINPPKGCRFHPRCPYAMDVCKEQEPELKEIDKDHYAACWLL; via the coding sequence ATGACCAAAAACGTCCTCGAAGTTAGAAATCTCAAAATGTATTACTTCACCAGCAAGGGAGTCGTGAAAGCCGTCGACAACATCAGTTTCGACCTGAAGAAGGGAGAGGTGCTGGGACTGGCCGGAGAAAGTGGATGTGGCAAGTCCTCCCTCGGTTTTACCCTTTTAGGAATGCCGACTCCTCCGGGTAAGATAGTGGACGGTAGTATAAAAATTGACGGCAGAGAGATAGTCGGCCTGCCTGAGGAGGTTCTTAGGAAGGAAATTCGTTGGGAAAAAATCTCAATGATATTCCAGGGAGCTATGAACGCTCTAAATCCGGTCTTTACCGTGGGCTATCAGTTAACGGAACCCCTTATCTACCATAAAGGCATGACGCAGGAGGAGGCCCTTGACAGAGCTCAAAAATATCTCGAACTTGTTGGCCTCGATCCTGAAATTGTTTACCGCTATCCCCACGAACTAAGTGGAGGTATGAAACAGCGTGTAATTATCGCAATGGCTCTCCTTATGGAACCTAGCGTTGTCATAGCAGACGAGCCAACAACGGCTTTAGACGTCGTTGTCCAGGCGCAGATCATAAACCTCATGAAACGTCTCAAAAAAGAACTAGGTCTTTCCATGATATTTATTACCCACGATCTAAGCATCTTAGCTGAGATCAGCGATCGGGTTGCTATTATGTATGCCGGAAAAATCGTAGAGATTGGCGAGAGTGAGAAAATCTACTACGAGCCAGCACATCCATACACTCAGAAATTACTTGCGGCAATTCCAAGACTCCACGAGGACGTTGAAAAGCTTGAGTTCATTCCCGGACAGCCACCAAACCTTATTAATCCTCCGAAGGGCTGTCGCTTCCACCCGAGGTGTCCCTATGCTATGGACGTTTGTAAGGAGCAGGAACCCGAGCTGAAAGAGATTGATAAGGATCACTATGCCGCATGCTGGTTGCTGTGA
- a CDS encoding ABC transporter ATP-binding protein — protein sequence MAEPILKVENLKKYFPLKRGLLASLRGEPPRFVHAVDGVSFEIYKQEVFALVGESGCGKSTTGRLIVKLLEPTDGKIYLEGQDVTEIRTKEELLAYRRKVQMIFQDPFASLNPRFRIFDVLEEPLLIHGIGETRAEREELIYKALEMVKITPPEDYVSRFPHMLSGGQRQRVAIARALILNPTFIVADEPVSMLDVSIRAEILELMKDLKDKMGVTYLYITHDLSTARYFADWIAVMYLGRIVEMGPAKRVIDNPLHPYTRALLAAVPEPKPERRNVIKELPIKGEVPSAVNIPPGCRFHPRCIYAKKGLCDVEQPKLIEYEHNHFAECHLVGKF from the coding sequence ATGGCCGAGCCGATACTCAAAGTTGAGAACTTGAAGAAGTACTTCCCGCTCAAGAGGGGACTCTTAGCGAGCCTCCGCGGTGAACCTCCGCGCTTTGTACATGCGGTTGACGGGGTTAGCTTTGAGATTTACAAGCAAGAAGTCTTTGCGCTCGTTGGTGAAAGTGGCTGTGGTAAATCTACTACCGGAAGGCTTATTGTTAAGCTTCTTGAGCCCACTGATGGCAAAATCTACCTCGAAGGACAAGATGTTACAGAGATCAGAACTAAGGAGGAACTGCTTGCATACAGAAGAAAGGTTCAAATGATATTCCAAGATCCATTTGCATCTCTGAACCCACGTTTCAGGATTTTTGATGTTCTTGAAGAGCCCCTTCTTATTCATGGAATCGGTGAAACCAGAGCTGAACGTGAGGAACTTATATACAAGGCCTTGGAAATGGTCAAAATAACACCCCCCGAAGACTATGTCAGTAGATTTCCACACATGCTCTCAGGTGGCCAGAGACAACGCGTTGCCATAGCTAGGGCCCTCATCTTGAATCCTACTTTTATAGTTGCTGATGAGCCTGTCTCGATGCTTGATGTTTCAATTCGTGCAGAAATCCTTGAGTTGATGAAAGATCTAAAGGACAAAATGGGCGTCACGTACCTTTACATCACCCACGACCTCTCAACGGCGAGGTACTTTGCAGACTGGATTGCCGTCATGTATCTGGGAAGGATTGTTGAGATGGGGCCGGCAAAGAGAGTCATTGACAACCCACTTCATCCATATACGAGGGCACTACTTGCTGCAGTTCCCGAGCCGAAACCAGAGAGAAGGAACGTTATTAAAGAACTCCCAATCAAAGGTGAAGTTCCCAGTGCAGTAAACATTCCGCCCGGCTGTAGGTTCCATCCGAGATGTATCTACGCCAAGAAGGGTCTCTGTGACGTTGAACAGCCAAAGCTCATAGAATACGAGCATAACCACTTTGCTGAGTGTCATTTGGTCGGTAAATTCTGA
- a CDS encoding NAD+ synthase: MRTLDFNIVVNTITDFIREKVDEAKASGVVIGVSGGIDSATTSYLAVRALGKERVLGLIMPYYQNRDVEDAKLVCSSLGIECREISIKPIVDSFVIQLGFQPDKRSLGNIMARMRMVLLYAHANAKNYLVLGTSNRSEFLTGYFTKWGDGASDYAPLINLYKTEVWEVAKLLGVPERIIEKKPTAGLWEGQTDEDELGISYRLLDEILWRLVDLKMPKEKIAEELGVSIERVEYVETLVKKSEHKRRLPTGPSF, encoded by the coding sequence ATGAGAACGCTGGACTTTAACATCGTAGTTAATACAATTACGGACTTTATACGGGAAAAGGTGGACGAGGCTAAGGCCAGTGGTGTTGTAATCGGGGTAAGTGGTGGAATCGACAGCGCCACAACATCTTATCTTGCCGTCAGAGCTCTCGGAAAGGAGCGTGTTCTCGGCCTGATAATGCCATACTACCAGAATAGGGACGTTGAGGACGCCAAGCTTGTTTGCTCTTCCCTCGGAATCGAGTGCAGGGAGATTAGCATAAAGCCCATCGTGGATTCCTTTGTAATCCAGCTCGGATTTCAGCCGGATAAGCGTTCCCTCGGTAACATAATGGCCAGAATGAGGATGGTTCTGCTCTACGCCCATGCCAACGCCAAAAACTACCTCGTCCTCGGAACTAGTAATAGGAGCGAGTTCCTGACCGGCTACTTTACCAAATGGGGTGACGGTGCAAGTGATTACGCACCGCTTATAAACCTCTACAAAACCGAGGTCTGGGAGGTAGCGAAGCTTCTTGGCGTTCCTGAGAGAATAATTGAAAAGAAGCCAACAGCAGGCCTCTGGGAGGGCCAGACCGACGAGGACGAGCTGGGGATAAGCTACCGCCTCCTCGACGAAATCCTGTGGAGGCTCGTTGATTTGAAAATGCCAAAGGAGAAAATAGCAGAGGAACTCGGAGTTTCAATCGAGAGGGTAGAGTACGTTGAAACCCTCGTAAAGAAGAGCGAGCACAAGAGACGACTTCCGACGGGTCCAAGTTTCTGA
- a CDS encoding EamA family transporter, whose protein sequence is MRKGYLLVFLSASMWGTLGIFATYIYRYGVDSFTMVFWRVLFALMILGAYVSIFLRESPFTRENLMFYAVYGLVGVFAFYTLYFYTVKISSVGFAVLLVYTAPAFSVILGRLIFREPITTEKAIALAMVLIGVLLVAGNVDFNVNKIAILTGIATGFTYALYGVLAKFGVRNERPERVLFMTLLFGLLFLAPFSKFSIPFGAVPYVLGLAFFPTFLGYTLYNHALREVEVSRASIVATVEPVVAIVLAYVLFGEALTPLQLLGGALIIGASILVHVREEKGQT, encoded by the coding sequence ATGAGAAAGGGCTATCTCCTCGTTTTTCTCTCTGCCTCAATGTGGGGAACCCTCGGAATCTTTGCAACGTACATATACCGATATGGCGTTGATTCCTTCACGATGGTCTTCTGGCGTGTCCTTTTTGCCCTCATGATTCTGGGTGCTTATGTCTCAATATTCCTCCGCGAGAGTCCGTTTACGCGCGAGAATCTGATGTTCTATGCAGTTTACGGCCTCGTTGGGGTTTTTGCCTTCTACACCCTCTATTTCTACACAGTAAAGATTTCCTCGGTTGGCTTTGCGGTGCTCCTCGTTTACACTGCCCCCGCTTTTTCGGTAATCCTCGGCAGGTTAATCTTCAGGGAGCCGATAACCACCGAGAAGGCAATAGCCCTGGCTATGGTTCTCATTGGTGTTCTCCTCGTGGCCGGCAACGTGGACTTCAACGTGAACAAAATCGCCATCCTGACGGGAATAGCGACGGGCTTCACCTACGCCCTATACGGCGTTCTGGCCAAGTTTGGCGTCAGGAACGAGAGACCGGAGAGGGTGCTCTTCATGACCCTGCTCTTTGGTCTGCTCTTTTTGGCCCCATTTTCAAAGTTCTCGATACCTTTTGGTGCGGTTCCCTACGTTCTGGGCCTCGCTTTCTTTCCAACGTTTCTCGGTTATACCCTCTACAACCATGCCCTCAGGGAGGTGGAAGTCAGCAGGGCGAGCATAGTGGCAACGGTTGAGCCTGTGGTTGCCATAGTTCTGGCATATGTCCTTTTCGGGGAGGCGCTAACACCACTCCAGCTCCTCGGCGGGGCCCTCATAATAGGGGCCTCAATACTGGTTCATGTAAGGGAAGAAAAGGGTCAAACGTAG
- the glnA gene encoding type I glutamate--ammonia ligase translates to MNESAKPVGIETKGPRFLQLIFVDINGVPKGMEVPIGRYEEAVEDGISFDGSSIPGFQGIEDSDLIFKADPSTYSEVPWEGIARVYGYIYKDEKPYKADPRGVLKRTIEKLEKEGFKAYIGPEPEFYLFKKNGTWELHIPDSGGYFDLVTLDKARELRREIALYMPSFGLVPEVLHHEVGKAQHEIDFRYDEALKTADNIVSFKYIVKAIAEMRGFYATFMPKPLYGFPGNGMHLHISLWKDGENAFIGEDGLSETALHFIAGILKHAKALTALTNPTVNSYKRLVPGYEAPVYVSWGYRNRSALIRVPAFWGKGARIEYRCPDPSANPYLAFSAILLAGLDGIKRKLEPEAYVETNVYEMSEEERSKAGIETLPGSLGEALEELKRDKVVREALGGAYENFIKYKEKEWNEYVAYLESKELPLETKKVTEWELERYFYV, encoded by the coding sequence ATGAACGAAAGTGCAAAGCCTGTCGGAATTGAGACGAAAGGCCCGAGGTTCCTTCAGCTCATATTCGTGGACATAAACGGTGTTCCCAAGGGAATGGAGGTTCCCATAGGACGGTACGAAGAGGCCGTGGAGGACGGAATATCCTTCGATGGCTCCTCAATTCCGGGTTTCCAGGGCATAGAGGACAGCGACCTCATCTTCAAGGCCGACCCGAGCACCTACTCTGAAGTTCCGTGGGAGGGGATAGCAAGGGTTTATGGTTACATCTACAAGGACGAAAAACCCTACAAGGCCGACCCGAGGGGAGTTCTGAAGAGAACTATTGAAAAGCTCGAGAAGGAGGGCTTCAAGGCCTACATCGGGCCCGAGCCGGAGTTCTACCTCTTCAAAAAGAACGGAACCTGGGAGCTCCACATACCTGACAGCGGCGGTTACTTCGACCTGGTAACCCTCGACAAGGCGAGGGAGCTGAGAAGGGAGATAGCCCTCTACATGCCCTCATTTGGCCTCGTTCCAGAGGTGCTTCACCACGAGGTCGGCAAGGCCCAGCACGAGATTGACTTCCGCTATGACGAGGCCCTAAAAACGGCCGACAACATCGTGAGCTTCAAATACATCGTCAAGGCCATAGCCGAGATGAGGGGGTTCTACGCGACGTTCATGCCAAAGCCCCTCTATGGATTCCCGGGCAACGGAATGCACCTTCACATAAGCCTCTGGAAGGACGGAGAGAACGCCTTCATCGGTGAGGACGGGCTGAGCGAGACTGCTTTGCACTTCATAGCCGGAATCCTCAAGCACGCGAAAGCCCTAACGGCACTCACCAACCCGACGGTGAACAGCTACAAGCGCCTCGTTCCAGGTTACGAGGCCCCGGTTTACGTGAGCTGGGGCTACAGGAACAGGAGTGCGCTCATCCGCGTTCCGGCGTTCTGGGGCAAGGGTGCGAGAATAGAGTACCGCTGTCCGGACCCAAGTGCAAACCCGTATCTTGCATTTTCGGCCATACTCTTAGCCGGACTCGACGGAATCAAAAGGAAGCTCGAGCCAGAAGCATACGTTGAGACCAACGTCTATGAGATGAGCGAGGAGGAGAGGAGTAAAGCCGGCATCGAGACCCTTCCGGGAAGCCTCGGGGAAGCTCTGGAAGAGCTCAAGAGGGATAAGGTCGTCAGGGAAGCACTTGGCGGGGCCTACGAGAACTTCATCAAATACAAGGAGAAGGAGTGGAACGAATACGTTGCCTATCTGGAGTCAAAGGAGCTCCCCCTTGAAACGAAGAAGGTCACGGAGTGGGAGCTCGAGAGGTATTTCTACGTTTGA
- a CDS encoding DUF61 family protein has protein sequence MNMENALIREIYRINNHLPARRPTLAQLLEQEEPSVRLRDGSSHSFRRAELEKIRALVDPGDEEKLLIPIVLEIVSDFRGYFRVRGRVAVKVIDRLLDSYDPLDEPEERLYPRYLLPRVRRELPTTTTYAFISE, from the coding sequence ATGAACATGGAAAACGCCCTCATAAGGGAAATCTACCGCATAAACAACCACCTCCCGGCAAGGCGACCAACTCTGGCACAGCTCCTGGAGCAGGAGGAACCCTCCGTTCGGCTCAGGGATGGCAGTAGTCACTCCTTCAGGAGGGCCGAGTTGGAGAAAATCAGGGCACTCGTAGACCCCGGCGACGAAGAAAAGCTCCTAATACCCATAGTCCTTGAAATAGTGAGCGACTTCAGGGGTTATTTCCGCGTTAGGGGAAGGGTCGCGGTCAAGGTAATTGACAGGTTGCTCGACTCTTACGACCCCCTCGACGAGCCCGAGGAGAGGCTTTATCCCCGATACCTCCTCCCGAGGGTCAGGCGGGAGTTACCAACGACGACAACCTATGCATTCATATCGGAGTGA
- a CDS encoding DMT family transporter, producing the protein MKLRGKVEIAVAMLIWGSVGIFGRFSGLSGLGVAFFRVSLGALALLLLLAVRGKLGKTLRAFRPNVLPLLALGTALALNWVFLFTAFNHTTIANAVLVYYTAPVLATLISWRFLGERLDKRNVVSLGTAFMGLLLIASSQRASLSDGDFVGVVFAFLGAIFYALIPNIGRFLRNVDGESLTFLQLSIATLVLLPFMAVEKAGNPVWWAIGVLVLVHTVLALYLYMDGLKVVEVKDASLLSYLDPLSAILYAFLVFGEVPGLRTIVGGAMILFASAMNLVKARGS; encoded by the coding sequence ATGAAACTTAGGGGAAAGGTTGAGATAGCGGTTGCAATGCTAATATGGGGAAGCGTTGGGATATTCGGCAGGTTCTCTGGGCTTTCGGGGTTAGGAGTTGCGTTCTTTAGAGTTTCACTCGGGGCGCTCGCACTGCTTCTCCTATTAGCGGTTAGAGGAAAACTTGGAAAAACCCTCAGAGCCTTCAGACCAAACGTTCTGCCCCTACTGGCCCTCGGGACGGCTTTAGCTCTGAACTGGGTCTTCCTCTTTACGGCCTTCAACCACACAACGATAGCGAACGCGGTTTTGGTTTACTACACAGCACCAGTTTTGGCGACGCTCATCTCGTGGCGCTTTCTCGGGGAGAGGCTCGACAAGAGAAACGTGGTAAGCCTGGGAACAGCCTTCATGGGTCTCCTCCTCATAGCGTCTTCCCAGAGGGCCAGCCTCTCAGATGGGGACTTCGTTGGGGTGGTGTTTGCTTTTCTGGGAGCAATATTCTACGCCCTGATTCCGAACATTGGAAGGTTCCTTCGCAATGTTGACGGGGAAAGCCTGACGTTCCTTCAGCTCTCGATAGCCACCCTGGTCCTGTTGCCTTTCATGGCCGTGGAAAAAGCCGGGAATCCCGTATGGTGGGCAATTGGAGTTCTCGTATTAGTCCACACCGTCCTTGCCCTCTACCTCTACATGGACGGGCTCAAAGTGGTTGAGGTGAAAGATGCATCCCTGCTGAGTTATTTGGACCCGCTGAGCGCTATTTTATACGCGTTTCTGGTCTTTGGGGAGGTGCCCGGGTTGAGAACAATAGTTGGAGGCGCGATGATACTCTTTGCTTCGGCCATGAATTTGGTTAAGGCGAGGGGGTCGTAG
- the priS gene encoding DNA primase catalytic subunit PriS — protein sequence MAELLREASREERELYYRTEWKADRIPDFILESLERREFGFDHTGEGPSDRKNIFTDVRDLEDYVKATSPYAIYTSVALYREPAEMEGWLGAELVFDIDAKDLPLRRCQDRHPSGQVCPLCLEDAKELARDTLIVLKEDFGFENVHVVYSGRGYHIRVLDEWALKLDAKARERILAYISASEDVTYEDVMSRRIMLSSGYFRVFRLRFGYFIKRANENHLVSAGIKRGIARKILNEESRERIVKSFVERGLLAAFPSGVGYKTLIRLFSISGTFSKAYFDGRVTVDVKRILRLPSSLHSKVGLIATYIGPDEEKLEKFNPFNDAVPEFRKEEVREAYEEWESSQ from the coding sequence GTGGCTGAACTCCTGAGAGAGGCCAGCAGGGAGGAGAGGGAGCTCTACTATCGAACCGAATGGAAAGCGGATAGGATACCTGACTTCATACTGGAGAGCCTTGAGAGGCGTGAGTTCGGCTTCGACCATACCGGCGAGGGGCCGAGCGACAGGAAGAATATATTCACCGACGTAAGGGACCTGGAGGACTACGTTAAAGCCACTTCGCCCTACGCGATATACACTTCCGTCGCGCTCTACAGAGAGCCCGCCGAGATGGAGGGCTGGCTCGGGGCGGAGCTCGTCTTCGACATAGACGCGAAGGACCTGCCTTTGAGAAGATGCCAGGACAGGCACCCGAGCGGTCAGGTCTGTCCACTCTGCCTTGAAGATGCCAAGGAACTCGCAAGGGACACGCTGATAGTCCTGAAGGAGGACTTTGGATTTGAAAACGTCCACGTTGTCTACTCGGGCAGGGGCTACCACATCAGGGTTCTCGACGAGTGGGCACTGAAACTGGACGCAAAGGCCCGCGAGAGGATTCTGGCTTACATCAGTGCCTCGGAGGATGTAACCTACGAGGACGTCATGAGCAGGAGGATCATGCTCTCCTCCGGCTACTTCAGGGTCTTCAGGCTTCGCTTCGGCTACTTCATAAAGCGCGCCAACGAGAACCACTTGGTAAGCGCTGGAATAAAGAGGGGCATTGCAAGGAAGATACTGAACGAAGAGAGCAGGGAGAGAATCGTAAAGAGCTTCGTGGAGAGGGGTCTTCTAGCGGCGTTCCCAAGTGGCGTAGGATACAAAACCCTCATAAGGCTCTTCTCGATATCGGGTACGTTTTCAAAGGCCTATTTCGACGGGCGCGTTACCGTGGACGTTAAAAGAATACTCCGCCTGCCCTCGAGCCTGCACTCGAAGGTAGGGCTCATCGCCACATACATCGGCCCCGATGAGGAGAAGCTTGAGAAATTCAACCCCTTCAACGACGCAGTTCCAGAGTTCAGGAAAGAGGAAGTAAGGGAAGCCTACGAGGAGTGGGAGAGCTCGCAATGA
- the priL gene encoding DNA primase large subunit PriL, with translation MFDPFGKEAQELIKKEFGDILTLLEKIPNSISPEEPLFLVKWRLNSKEPPEELLKVDPLDELMDLFRFYALLGALAFSPYGLEVEFVREATSKLYRARIRKKGSLEESLLKVEPASGIPERDRKILERAMDRSLPEEEREKLRLKYRMPLSEFIGLWEGSLKEVYIRDGYAYLRWEDALKLWEMAFERRFDRAVSLLSDVRDELPEFYEKLAGELEKIAGEYFKERLEKLGKVGAKPLRFDLFPPCVKEALKGVPAGMRNYAITVLLTSFLSYARLCPNPPRRDVRIKDCVSDLKVIEEEILPVIIEAGNRCRPPLFEDQPHEIKNIWYHLGFGLTDKPTLEDSGNSTWYFPPNCDKIRANAPQLCKPDKHCRGIKNPLTYYLRRLAREERSGENQGGDNGG, from the coding sequence ATGTTTGACCCCTTCGGAAAAGAGGCTCAAGAGCTTATAAAAAAGGAATTTGGGGATATTTTAACATTGTTAGAAAAAATTCCTAACAGTATTAGTCCAGAAGAACCCCTATTCCTAGTCAAGTGGAGGCTTAACTCAAAAGAACCCCCCGAAGAACTCCTCAAAGTTGATCCCCTCGATGAGCTCATGGATTTGTTCCGGTTCTACGCCCTCCTCGGTGCCCTAGCGTTTTCCCCCTACGGCCTCGAAGTTGAGTTCGTGAGGGAGGCCACTTCAAAACTCTACCGCGCGAGGATAAGGAAGAAGGGTTCCCTTGAGGAAAGCCTTCTGAAGGTCGAACCGGCAAGTGGAATCCCCGAAAGGGACAGGAAGATACTGGAGAGGGCCATGGACAGGAGCCTTCCCGAGGAAGAGAGGGAGAAACTCAGGCTCAAATACAGAATGCCCCTGAGCGAGTTCATTGGCCTATGGGAGGGCTCCTTAAAGGAGGTCTACATAAGGGATGGCTATGCTTACCTCCGCTGGGAAGACGCTCTAAAACTCTGGGAGATGGCCTTCGAAAGGCGCTTTGACAGGGCCGTAAGCCTACTATCCGACGTCAGGGACGAGTTGCCGGAGTTCTACGAGAAACTCGCGGGGGAGCTCGAGAAAATAGCCGGGGAGTACTTCAAGGAGAGGCTTGAAAAACTCGGCAAAGTCGGTGCCAAACCGCTCCGCTTTGACCTCTTCCCGCCCTGCGTCAAGGAGGCGTTGAAAGGCGTCCCCGCCGGAATGAGAAACTACGCCATAACTGTTCTTCTAACGAGTTTCCTGAGCTACGCGCGCCTCTGCCCAAATCCACCCAGGAGAGACGTCAGGATTAAGGACTGCGTGAGCGATTTGAAGGTTATTGAGGAGGAAATACTCCCGGTCATCATAGAGGCAGGAAACCGCTGTAGGCCACCGCTCTTCGAGGACCAGCCCCACGAGATAAAGAACATCTGGTACCACCTTGGCTTCGGCCTGACCGATAAACCAACCCTCGAGGACAGTGGGAATTCGACATGGTACTTCCCGCCGAACTGCGACAAGATAAGGGCCAACGCACCCCAGCTTTGCAAGCCGGACAAGCACTGTCGCGGAATTAAGAACCCGCTGACGTACTATCTGAGAAGGCTCGCGAGGGAAGAGAGAAGTGGAGAAAACCAGGGGGGAGATAACGGTGGCTGA
- a CDS encoding ATPase domain-containing protein translates to MNREVWQVRRVKTGIPGFDDLVEGGFPEGTTVLVTGPTGSGKTTFAVQFVYKGVELYNEPGVIVTLEERAQDLRREMRTFGWDIERYEKEGKIAIVDGVSAVVGLPSEEQYVLEGNLNAEDFLRYVYRVVKAINAKRLVIDSIPSIAFRLKKEEEIREMLLQLNTILLEMGVTSILTTEAPDPSRGKISRYGVEEYISRGVILLDFIEREVELKRYLLIRKMRETRHSMKKYPFEITEEGIVVYPSGEIY, encoded by the coding sequence ATGAACAGAGAAGTTTGGCAAGTCCGCAGAGTCAAAACCGGAATCCCCGGTTTTGACGACCTCGTGGAAGGAGGATTTCCCGAGGGAACCACGGTTCTTGTAACCGGTCCTACCGGAAGCGGTAAGACGACATTCGCAGTTCAATTTGTTTATAAGGGGGTTGAACTTTATAATGAACCTGGAGTCATAGTAACACTCGAGGAGAGGGCTCAGGATTTGAGAAGGGAAATGAGGACTTTTGGTTGGGACATAGAGCGGTATGAGAAGGAGGGAAAGATAGCCATAGTTGACGGTGTAAGTGCCGTTGTTGGTCTTCCCTCCGAGGAGCAGTACGTTCTCGAGGGTAATCTCAACGCTGAGGACTTTCTTAGATACGTTTACCGCGTCGTTAAGGCAATCAACGCCAAAAGGCTCGTCATAGACTCTATTCCTTCCATAGCCTTCCGCCTCAAGAAGGAGGAGGAAATCAGGGAGATGCTCCTTCAGCTCAACACTATCCTCCTTGAGATGGGCGTCACCTCAATCCTTACAACAGAAGCCCCTGACCCGAGCAGGGGCAAAATCAGCAGGTATGGTGTTGAGGAGTACATCTCCAGAGGTGTTATCCTACTGGATTTCATAGAGAGGGAAGTCGAACTCAAGCGCTATCTGCTGATCAGGAAGATGCGCGAAACGAGGCATTCAATGAAGAAGTACCCCTTCGAGATAACCGAAGAGGGCATAGTCGTCTACCCGAGCGGGGAAATCTATTAG